In a genomic window of Streptomyces roseoviridis:
- a CDS encoding MarR family transcriptional regulator — protein MTTTAVELLEVVWGRASTAPTSASQLRVLHILEHHDGINLRTLAETLASTPPSTSRLCDRLQAAGFVERVMGAEDRREVRLHLSGRGRVFLAELRARREQELQKVLAGMPAAKRVALLEGLEAFCSTAATQIHGTAVDSGSRTA, from the coding sequence GTGACCACGACGGCCGTCGAGCTGCTGGAGGTCGTCTGGGGCCGGGCGTCGACCGCTCCGACCTCCGCGTCCCAGCTGCGCGTGCTGCACATCCTGGAGCACCACGACGGCATCAACCTGCGCACGCTCGCGGAGACGCTGGCTTCCACCCCGCCGTCGACGAGCCGGCTGTGCGACCGCCTCCAAGCCGCCGGATTCGTCGAGCGGGTGATGGGCGCGGAGGACCGGCGGGAGGTGCGCCTGCACCTGAGCGGCCGAGGCCGTGTCTTCCTCGCCGAGCTGCGGGCCCGCAGGGAACAGGAGTTGCAGAAGGTGCTGGCCGGCATGCCCGCCGCCAAGCGCGTCGCGCTGCTGGAGGGACTGGAGGCGTTCTGCTCCACGGCGGCGACGCAGATACACGGCACTGCCGTGGATTCCGGCAGCCGGACGGCCTGA